In the Alteromonas sp. M12 genome, one interval contains:
- the acs gene encoding acetate--CoA ligase produces the protein MTDTLYPVPETAKLNTHLTPELHAQMYQQSIESPDQFWKEQAANLDWFTFPTKIKNTSFAKDDVSIKWFEDGELNVSYNCIDRHLPAKANDIAIVWEGDSPDTDSKVTYQELHDQVCRLANGMKKLGIQKGDRVALYMPMVPEAAVAMLACTRIGAIHSIIFGGFSPNAIADRINDSDAKLVITADEGRRGGNCVPLKVNVDDALKDNRCPSIENVIVFKNTGNDVAIGEKDIWWHELTAKCDAQCEPTAMNAEDPLFILYTSGSTGTPKGVVHTTGGYLVYAAMTHKYVFDYQDGEVYWCAADVGWITGHTYIVYGPLANGATTLIFEGVPTYPDVRRICQIVDKHDVNILYTAPTAIRALMAQGQFAAEGTTGDSLRLLGSVGEPINPEAWTWYYETIGRSRCQIVDTWWQTETGGIMMTPLPSITALKPGAASIPFFGVQPALVDGEGNELSGATEGNLIIKDSWPAQARTVYGDHQRFVQTYFSTYDNAYFTGDGCRRDEDGYYWITGRVDDVLNVSGHRLGTAEIESALVSHDAIAEAAVVGYPHDIKGQAIYVYVTPVAGVEVTDELTAEIRKWVRTELSPIAVPDLVQWTNGLPKTRSGKIMRRILRKIAANEYEQLGDTSTLADPSVVDSLIELRLNR, from the coding sequence ATGACAGATACACTTTATCCGGTCCCTGAGACCGCCAAGCTTAATACCCATTTAACCCCTGAATTGCATGCGCAGATGTATCAGCAATCAATAGAATCTCCGGATCAATTTTGGAAGGAGCAAGCGGCAAACTTAGATTGGTTTACTTTTCCAACTAAAATAAAAAATACTTCTTTTGCCAAAGATGACGTTAGCATTAAGTGGTTTGAAGACGGCGAGCTTAACGTCAGCTATAACTGCATAGACCGACATTTACCAGCAAAGGCTAATGATATTGCTATTGTTTGGGAAGGCGATTCGCCAGATACCGACAGCAAAGTTACTTATCAAGAATTACATGACCAAGTGTGTCGTCTTGCCAATGGTATGAAAAAGCTAGGCATTCAAAAAGGTGACCGTGTTGCGCTTTATATGCCAATGGTACCTGAAGCCGCTGTTGCCATGCTGGCATGTACCCGCATTGGTGCTATCCATTCAATTATATTCGGTGGTTTCTCACCTAACGCAATCGCCGATCGAATTAATGATTCAGATGCCAAATTAGTTATTACCGCTGATGAAGGTCGCCGAGGTGGTAACTGTGTACCACTTAAAGTGAATGTAGACGATGCCCTTAAAGATAATCGTTGTCCGAGCATCGAGAACGTTATTGTATTTAAAAATACTGGTAACGATGTTGCTATAGGCGAGAAAGACATTTGGTGGCACGAGTTAACCGCTAAATGTGACGCTCAGTGTGAACCTACTGCAATGAATGCAGAGGACCCTTTATTCATTCTTTATACCTCAGGCTCTACTGGCACTCCTAAAGGCGTTGTGCACACTACAGGTGGTTATTTAGTGTATGCAGCAATGACCCACAAATACGTATTTGACTACCAAGATGGAGAGGTCTATTGGTGTGCGGCTGATGTGGGTTGGATTACTGGACATACTTATATTGTCTATGGACCCCTTGCTAATGGTGCTACAACGTTAATTTTTGAAGGCGTACCAACTTACCCAGATGTGCGTCGAATTTGTCAAATTGTTGATAAGCATGACGTTAACATTCTGTATACTGCGCCCACAGCGATACGTGCGCTCATGGCCCAGGGGCAATTTGCTGCTGAAGGCACTACCGGTGACTCTTTACGATTATTAGGCTCAGTAGGTGAGCCAATTAATCCAGAAGCTTGGACATGGTATTACGAAACCATTGGCCGCAGTCGTTGCCAGATCGTCGACACTTGGTGGCAAACTGAGACGGGAGGCATCATGATGACTCCTTTACCCAGTATTACTGCCCTTAAGCCTGGTGCAGCTTCTATTCCATTCTTTGGCGTTCAACCGGCCTTAGTTGATGGTGAAGGAAATGAACTTAGCGGCGCCACTGAAGGCAATCTGATCATTAAAGACAGTTGGCCTGCCCAAGCAAGAACGGTTTATGGCGATCATCAACGCTTCGTGCAAACTTATTTTAGTACTTATGACAATGCGTACTTTACCGGTGACGGCTGTCGCCGTGATGAAGATGGTTATTATTGGATTACCGGTCGTGTTGACGATGTACTAAATGTATCAGGACACCGTCTTGGTACGGCAGAGATTGAAAGTGCCCTTGTATCTCACGATGCCATCGCTGAAGCTGCAGTAGTAGGTTATCCTCACGATATTAAAGGTCAGGCAATTTATGTGTATGTTACACCGGTAGCGGGTGTAGAAGTAACGGATGAATTAACGGCTGAAATACGTAAGTGGGTACGCACAGAATTGAGTCCTATCGCGGTTCCCGATTTGGTTCAGTGGACCAATGGATTACCTAAGACCCGCTCAGGTAAAATTATGCGCAGAATACTACGTAAAATAGCCGCTAATGAGTATGAGCAACTTGGGGATACATCAACATTAGCTGATCCCAGTGTGGTTGATAGCCTAATTGAACTAAGGTTAAATCGTTAA
- a CDS encoding response regulator transcription factor, with protein MFTLLIADDHPLYRDALRIALNLSEHQLTILEASDLTQTLDIIQNNDVDLLLLDLHMPGSNDLFGLIHIRKLYPDLPVAVVSGLEDKNIVSKVINTGAMGFIPKTTGSEDIANAVETILDGDTWIPKSLVNEIDEIDSEFAALADKVSSLTNAQYKVLCFMRDGLLNKQIGFELDIAEATVKAHVTALFKKLGINNRTQAVLIASQLELTPPAPDLCHK; from the coding sequence ATGTTCACATTGCTGATTGCTGACGATCATCCTCTCTATCGCGATGCATTGCGTATTGCGTTAAATCTATCTGAACATCAATTAACTATTTTAGAAGCCAGTGACTTAACTCAGACCCTTGATATCATCCAAAATAATGATGTCGATTTGTTGCTATTGGATTTGCATATGCCCGGTAGTAATGATCTATTTGGTTTGATTCACATTCGCAAACTATATCCTGACCTGCCTGTTGCTGTGGTATCCGGACTTGAAGATAAAAACATAGTATCCAAAGTGATTAATACTGGTGCGATGGGCTTCATTCCCAAAACAACGGGTTCAGAAGATATTGCCAATGCTGTTGAAACCATACTTGATGGTGATACTTGGATTCCTAAATCACTGGTCAACGAAATTGATGAAATTGATAGCGAATTTGCCGCTTTAGCCGACAAGGTATCCAGTTTAACCAATGCCCAATACAAGGTACTGTGTTTTATGCGAGACGGTTTATTAAATAAACAAATTGGCTTTGAATTGGATATTGCCGAGGCCACGGTGAAGGCCCACGTGACCGCTTTATTCAAAAAACTTGGCATCAACAATCGTACTCAAGCAGTATTAATTGCATCGCAACTTGAGCTTACGCCTCCGGCTCCTGATCTGTGTCATAAATAA
- a CDS encoding heparan-alpha-glucosaminide N-acetyltransferase: protein MMSAKPVSKRIYTVDLMRFFAIVLMVIFHFIYDLKFFGWVPSTIPDGHGWREFRYVILTLFFLCVGFSLAAVHGSGFKQKHFIKRFIQLLLASAAVTISSLIMAPNNWIFFGVLHFIAIASVICVPLARFPYAALFAGVIIIAAFNLGWVSSIWPFQPIRHLLPGYTNDYVGLFPWTGVVFIGIWLCYQQWFLNDPAHRFARSKIVLFASKHSLIIYLIHQPIMFAIFGLIGVFWQA, encoded by the coding sequence ATGATGTCTGCTAAACCTGTTTCAAAACGCATTTATACTGTTGATTTAATGCGCTTTTTTGCCATTGTCTTGATGGTTATCTTCCACTTTATCTATGATCTTAAATTCTTTGGTTGGGTACCTTCAACTATCCCTGATGGCCACGGCTGGCGTGAATTTCGTTATGTCATATTGACCTTGTTTTTCTTATGTGTGGGCTTTTCTTTAGCGGCTGTGCATGGTTCTGGTTTTAAACAGAAGCACTTTATTAAGCGATTTATCCAGCTACTTCTAGCTTCTGCTGCAGTTACTATCTCATCGTTAATAATGGCACCAAATAATTGGATCTTTTTTGGTGTGTTACATTTCATCGCCATAGCCAGTGTAATCTGCGTACCTCTTGCTCGGTTTCCCTACGCCGCTCTTTTCGCTGGAGTCATCATAATAGCGGCATTCAACTTAGGTTGGGTAAGCAGTATTTGGCCATTTCAGCCGATACGTCACTTACTGCCGGGCTACACGAACGACTACGTAGGATTGTTCCCTTGGACGGGCGTGGTGTTTATTGGTATTTGGTTATGTTATCAACAGTGGTTCTTAAACGATCCTGCGCACAGATTTGCGCGCAGTAAAATCGTCTTATTTGCCAGTAAACACAGCCTCATTATCTACCTTATTCATCAGCCAATTATGTTTGCAATATTTGGCCTTATTGGGGTGTTCTGGCAAGCCTAA
- a CDS encoding PAS domain-containing hybrid sensor histidine kinase/response regulator has protein sequence MTLGWVLLALIYLTGLFWIARWGDRNTPLARAITSHPIVYSLALAIYCSAWTFFGMVGEASRNQWQYIAILLGPILVYLFGYRFIYKLILVSKRQNITTIADFISSRYGKRQTVALLVTFIALLATIPYMALQLKAIGSAFQLITEQEHSEVIVLIASVFIAFFAIYFGTQHSDVTEYRRGLMLAIAFESSVKLIALIVVASLAYFWAVADKPQEFGDALSKFNSTAQFYTLPFFAQTLMSAAAIICLPRQFHVAVVDNLKLSHLKTARVLFPLYLALTAAVIPIIAAAGQTLIGAQEPDTYVLSLAILSDSLLVKILVFTGGLSAAMAMIIIATLTLSTMVTNDVILPKMLSRQNHNAPQFNYAKTILLVRRLVIATLIGLAYFYHQQMTGSRSLLSIGLVAFSLVVQLLPAILGGLYWKKGHAHGVYAGLLAGFITWVMWLMFPMLNEVNTTQLQSEVISVAAMVSLLANTSCYLLFSHFAQDRLVDRIQSQAFVSPREEIIEETKKQRKTATIGDLSTLLSTFLGESRVEILMEDFENRSKIKLQDHQSPDHEFLEYCERALGGALGASSAKALIDSALGGKKLDFEEVVNFFDDTTQAIQFNTTALFTSIESLDQGISVIDKNLNMVAWNRRYLELFNYPADLVNVGTPIEDLVRYNAQRGECGVGEVDALVQKRVAHLKAGHPHKFIRQRSDGRMIEMVGNPLPGGGFVTSFNDITAHIEIQKALEESKINLERRIEKRGEEVQAINAELRSEIERRAQLEEDLVQARKAAEDANASKTRFLALASHDVLQPLNAAKLYLSALGEIDVDIEAKEILQKLSDSVNSSETLIATLLDIARLDQGEMKLTLEDVLLPKLLSSLIDEFAMKAEQKGLQLRTQIPPYWVNTDKTHLYRIVQNLLSNAVKYTKKGKVLLSARKRNGRILIQVWDTGIGISASEQNRIFNDFYRVDGSPQHGVGLGLGVVSRMSSKLAIDVSVRSTPNKGSCFSFDIPQGQSHSQQPENTSTNNTGLKDMQVLCIDDKDENLDAMQTVLNKWQVNVITALDLTQAITHLNSRIPDVILVDYHLANNANGIDVIAALRSQYGENLHAVLVTANQQTEIIDLCKKQNISYLSKPVKPAKLRALLNSFRLARTPQ, from the coding sequence ATGACATTGGGTTGGGTTTTATTAGCCTTAATTTATCTAACTGGGTTATTTTGGATAGCTCGTTGGGGAGATAGAAACACACCTTTGGCCCGAGCGATCACTTCGCATCCAATAGTGTATTCTTTGGCTTTGGCAATTTATTGTTCAGCTTGGACATTCTTTGGCATGGTGGGAGAAGCATCTCGTAATCAATGGCAATATATTGCGATTTTGCTAGGACCAATACTGGTTTATCTTTTTGGTTATCGCTTTATTTATAAGTTAATTTTGGTTAGTAAAAGACAAAATATTACGACCATTGCTGACTTTATTTCCTCCCGTTACGGCAAGCGTCAAACTGTCGCCTTGTTAGTCACCTTTATCGCGCTTTTAGCAACCATTCCCTATATGGCTTTACAACTCAAAGCCATTGGCTCTGCGTTTCAATTAATTACCGAACAAGAACACAGTGAAGTGATTGTGTTAATTGCCTCTGTTTTCATTGCATTTTTTGCAATTTATTTTGGAACTCAACACTCTGATGTGACTGAGTATCGACGGGGCTTAATGCTAGCGATTGCTTTCGAATCCAGTGTTAAACTCATCGCATTAATCGTGGTGGCTTCTTTGGCTTATTTCTGGGCGGTCGCCGACAAACCCCAAGAATTTGGTGACGCACTGTCAAAATTTAACTCCACCGCGCAGTTCTATACCCTGCCATTTTTTGCTCAAACACTCATGTCTGCCGCCGCCATTATTTGTTTACCCAGACAATTTCATGTGGCAGTAGTGGACAATTTAAAGTTATCGCACCTTAAAACCGCACGAGTTTTATTCCCACTGTACTTAGCCTTAACCGCGGCTGTTATCCCTATCATTGCAGCAGCAGGACAAACCCTCATAGGAGCACAAGAACCCGATACTTATGTATTAAGTTTAGCCATATTGTCGGACTCTTTATTGGTTAAAATTCTGGTCTTCACAGGTGGATTATCCGCCGCAATGGCAATGATCATTATTGCCACTTTGACGTTAAGTACTATGGTGACCAATGACGTAATTTTGCCTAAAATGCTGTCTCGCCAAAACCACAACGCGCCACAGTTTAATTACGCTAAGACCATCTTATTAGTCAGACGGTTAGTGATCGCAACCTTGATCGGCCTTGCCTACTTTTACCATCAACAAATGACCGGGAGCCGTTCACTCCTCTCAATTGGCTTAGTGGCGTTCTCATTAGTCGTGCAACTATTACCCGCTATTTTAGGTGGACTGTACTGGAAAAAAGGTCACGCCCATGGCGTTTACGCCGGTTTGCTGGCCGGTTTTATAACTTGGGTAATGTGGCTTATGTTCCCCATGTTAAACGAAGTCAACACCACCCAACTGCAATCAGAAGTGATTAGTGTGGCAGCGATGGTCAGTTTGTTAGCCAACACAAGTTGTTATTTGCTGTTTTCTCACTTCGCTCAAGATAGATTGGTCGATCGAATTCAATCGCAAGCCTTTGTTTCCCCCAGAGAAGAAATCATTGAAGAGACCAAAAAACAGCGCAAAACCGCCACTATTGGTGACCTGTCCACTTTATTGTCGACTTTTCTTGGTGAGTCCAGAGTAGAAATCTTAATGGAGGATTTTGAGAATCGTTCCAAAATAAAGCTACAAGACCACCAATCTCCAGATCATGAATTTCTAGAATATTGTGAACGAGCACTTGGTGGTGCCTTAGGTGCATCAAGTGCCAAAGCCCTCATCGATAGTGCCCTGGGCGGTAAAAAGTTAGATTTTGAAGAAGTGGTTAATTTTTTCGATGACACAACCCAAGCAATTCAATTCAACACCACCGCTTTATTCACCTCAATTGAAAGTTTGGATCAAGGTATAAGTGTTATCGATAAAAATCTCAATATGGTTGCTTGGAATCGGCGCTATCTTGAACTATTTAATTACCCCGCGGACCTTGTCAATGTTGGCACCCCCATCGAAGATTTAGTGCGTTATAACGCGCAGCGAGGTGAATGCGGAGTAGGTGAAGTTGATGCACTAGTGCAAAAGCGAGTAGCTCACTTAAAAGCTGGTCATCCTCATAAATTTATTCGTCAACGCAGCGACGGTAGAATGATTGAAATGGTGGGAAACCCTCTTCCTGGCGGCGGATTTGTTACCAGTTTCAACGATATTACCGCCCATATTGAGATTCAAAAAGCGTTGGAAGAATCAAAAATAAACTTAGAGCGTCGAATTGAGAAAAGAGGCGAAGAAGTCCAAGCAATTAATGCCGAACTGCGCAGTGAAATAGAACGAAGAGCGCAATTAGAAGAGGATTTAGTACAAGCGCGAAAAGCAGCAGAAGATGCCAATGCTAGTAAAACCCGTTTTCTCGCCTTGGCTAGCCATGATGTATTGCAACCCTTAAACGCCGCGAAGTTATATTTGTCAGCCTTGGGTGAAATTGATGTGGACATTGAAGCCAAAGAAATTTTGCAAAAACTTAGTGATAGTGTGAACTCCAGCGAAACCCTAATTGCTACTTTGTTAGATATAGCTAGGCTCGATCAAGGTGAAATGAAATTAACCCTAGAAGATGTACTACTGCCTAAGTTATTGAGTTCATTGATAGACGAGTTCGCCATGAAGGCCGAGCAAAAAGGGTTGCAACTGCGCACTCAAATTCCACCCTATTGGGTCAATACTGATAAAACTCACCTGTATCGAATTGTACAAAACTTGCTTTCAAATGCAGTGAAATATACTAAAAAAGGCAAAGTACTGTTAAGTGCCAGAAAACGAAATGGACGTATTTTAATTCAAGTTTGGGATACCGGAATTGGCATTTCTGCGTCAGAACAAAATAGAATTTTTAACGACTTTTATCGGGTCGATGGAAGCCCTCAGCACGGCGTTGGCTTAGGTTTAGGGGTGGTATCCAGAATGTCCAGTAAATTGGCCATTGATGTAAGTGTTCGTTCTACACCGAATAAGGGAAGTTGTTTTAGCTTTGATATTCCGCAAGGTCAATCACATTCACAACAACCGGAAAACACGTCGACCAACAATACGGGTTTGAAGGATATGCAAGTCTTGTGCATTGATGATAAAGACGAAAACCTAGATGCCATGCAAACCGTATTGAACAAATGGCAAGTAAATGTCATCACGGCATTAGATCTTACACAAGCGATAACCCACTTAAACTCGCGTATACCAGATGTCATACTGGTTGATTATCACTTAGCAAATAATGCAAATGGTATCGATGTTATTGCCGCACTTCGTAGCCAATACGGAGAGAATTTGCATGCTGTACTAGTGACCGCAAATCAACAGACGGAAATAATAGATTTATGTAAAAAACAAAATATTAGTTATTTAAGTAAACCCGTTAAACCTGCGAAATTACGGGCTTTATTGAATAGCTTTAGGCTTGCCAGAACACCCCAATAA
- a CDS encoding DUF4212 domain-containing protein produces MAFKTEEDKKAYWRDNLSLMLKLLIVWFVVSFGFGILLVDVLNEVRFFGFKLGFWFAQQGAIYVFVALIFVYVRQMNILDKRYGVDEE; encoded by the coding sequence ATGGCGTTTAAAACAGAAGAAGATAAAAAAGCCTATTGGCGAGATAACCTCTCGTTAATGTTAAAACTGCTGATTGTATGGTTTGTTGTATCGTTTGGATTCGGCATTCTGCTAGTTGATGTACTAAATGAAGTGAGATTTTTCGGCTTCAAACTTGGTTTCTGGTTCGCACAGCAAGGTGCTATTTACGTATTTGTGGCGTTGATTTTTGTCTACGTTCGTCAAATGAATATTTTAGATAAACGCTACGGCGTAGACGAAGAGTAG
- a CDS encoding sodium:solute symporter family protein has translation MDVQILTFIIVGASFLLYIGIAVWARAGSTNEFYVAGGGVHPIANGMATAADWMSAASFISMAGLISFMGYDGAVYLLGWTGGYVLLALCLAPYLRKFGKFTVPDFIGDRYYSQTARTVAVICAIFVCFTYVAGQMRGVGVVFSRFLEVDIVSGVIIGMAIVFFYTVLGGMKGITYTQVAQYCVLIFAYLVPTIFISMIVTGHILPQTGFGATLADGSGVYMLDKLDGLSLELGFNEYTSGTKSMIDVFCITAALMVGTAGLPHVIVRFFTVPKVRDARYSAGWALAFIAILYTTAPSLASFGRVNMIETINGTDQMGTNYSEAPSWITNWEKTGLIVWDDKNNDGKMFYSGDERNEMDVDRDIMVMANPEIANLPAWVIALVAAGGVAAALSTSAGLLLVISTSVSHDLLKRNLMPDITDRKELFYARLAAGVAICIAGYFGINPPGFVAQVVAFAFGLAASSFFPAIIMGIFMKRMNDKGAIAGMLAGITFTTAYIIYFKFVNPAANVPENWLFKISPEGIGTIGMLVNFAVALVVLKFTGDSPEEIQQLVEDIRYPKGSGEASAH, from the coding sequence ATGGACGTACAAATTTTAACTTTTATCATAGTCGGTGCTTCATTTTTACTTTATATCGGCATCGCAGTATGGGCTAGAGCTGGCTCAACCAATGAATTTTATGTTGCTGGAGGCGGGGTACATCCCATTGCTAACGGTATGGCTACAGCCGCCGATTGGATGTCAGCCGCTTCGTTTATATCAATGGCCGGTTTGATCTCATTTATGGGATATGACGGTGCAGTTTACTTACTCGGGTGGACTGGTGGTTACGTACTACTTGCCCTTTGTCTTGCACCCTATTTGCGTAAGTTCGGCAAATTTACGGTGCCAGATTTTATCGGAGACAGATACTACTCTCAAACGGCTAGAACGGTAGCGGTAATCTGTGCCATCTTTGTTTGTTTCACTTACGTAGCTGGACAGATGCGTGGTGTTGGGGTGGTATTCAGTCGCTTCCTTGAAGTGGATATTGTTTCTGGTGTAATTATTGGAATGGCAATCGTATTCTTCTATACCGTATTAGGTGGTATGAAAGGCATTACCTATACTCAAGTCGCACAGTATTGTGTACTCATCTTTGCATATCTTGTACCTACCATCTTTATTTCAATGATAGTAACAGGTCACATTTTACCGCAAACAGGATTTGGAGCGACACTCGCTGATGGTTCGGGGGTGTATATGCTAGACAAACTCGATGGACTCTCCCTAGAGTTAGGGTTCAACGAGTATACATCGGGTACCAAAAGTATGATTGATGTATTCTGTATCACTGCCGCGTTAATGGTCGGTACAGCTGGATTACCGCACGTTATTGTTCGTTTCTTTACCGTTCCTAAAGTTCGTGATGCTCGTTACAGTGCTGGTTGGGCATTGGCTTTTATCGCAATTCTTTATACTACCGCTCCTTCTTTAGCATCCTTTGGTCGAGTCAATATGATCGAAACCATTAACGGTACTGATCAAATGGGCACTAACTATAGTGAAGCCCCTAGTTGGATTACTAACTGGGAAAAAACGGGTTTGATAGTTTGGGATGATAAAAACAACGACGGTAAAATGTTTTACTCAGGTGATGAACGCAATGAAATGGACGTGGACCGTGACATCATGGTTATGGCTAATCCAGAAATTGCAAACCTTCCTGCATGGGTAATTGCTTTGGTTGCCGCAGGTGGTGTAGCCGCAGCACTTTCGACTTCAGCAGGTCTGCTTTTGGTAATCTCGACCTCAGTTTCCCATGATTTATTGAAACGAAACTTGATGCCGGATATTACCGATAGAAAAGAACTGTTTTATGCACGCTTAGCAGCAGGTGTAGCCATATGTATTGCTGGATACTTCGGGATTAACCCACCCGGATTCGTAGCACAGGTGGTCGCCTTCGCGTTCGGTCTTGCAGCTTCGTCCTTCTTCCCTGCTATTATTATGGGAATATTCATGAAGCGAATGAACGACAAGGGCGCAATTGCAGGTATGTTGGCAGGTATCACATTCACTACTGCTTACATTATCTACTTTAAATTTGTAAACCCAGCGGCAAATGTACCTGAGAATTGGTTATTTAAAATCTCACCAGAAGGAATCGGTACTATAGGTATGTTAGTTAACTTCGCTGTGGCATTAGTTGTATTGAAATTCACTGGCGATTCGCCAGAAGAGATTCAGCAACTAGTAGAAGATATTCGTTATCCGAAAGGATCAGGAGAAGCTTCTGCTCACTAA
- a CDS encoding putative nucleotidyltransferase substrate binding domain-containing protein yields the protein MTSIPQQSLDFLKASAPFDQLPAEKITALAKHITVAYLTQENAKQILTDRDNNLFLISSGQFTVKDSNEVEQNLSEGDFFGVGNLLNKLHHAIDIKVDSAGLLYCFPAEQFDILCNENPAVAKFFETYHSDQLYNDAVSDSKSMWLYKPISEVISERVISSDTDTSILIATQQMSEASISSLLITEGDKLVGILTDRDIRNRVVSKEVSVHLPVSEVMTKEPFKITENRTLFDALCMMTEHNIHHLPVVDRITHIPLGMLTSSDMIRHQRGNILFLIDELAKAKNLYELTRLSWQLPHYFAKHAKRLGDFDVAGKVLSQATDIMTRKLLTFYQQQNGNPPFDFCWLVYGSQAREDQNMGSDQDNGLLLERRPNPQEDEYFAQMSQYVCEGLGKCGIKLCDGNIMASNSELRMSVEDAVIESEKWVNQPTLEAILHFNIFLDVRAVAGNKDLFAALQAARKPLLKQPLFLSALARHAAEVAVPLSVFQKFVFQKGHQPEDCIDLKVHAIAIINNLVRIYALAKGLEMPSTLGRLDNLKEGSQLTESDGNDLRDIWLFLNRLRWRHQLQNSVTNNYVSISDLSSIQRHQLKAAFKTIKRSQQGVSMKFAGG from the coding sequence GTGACTAGCATTCCTCAACAATCGCTGGACTTCTTAAAAGCTTCTGCTCCTTTTGACCAGCTACCCGCTGAGAAGATCACTGCATTGGCAAAGCATATTACCGTTGCTTATTTGACCCAGGAAAATGCCAAGCAAATATTGACGGACAGAGATAATAATCTGTTTTTAATTAGTAGCGGCCAATTTACCGTTAAAGACTCCAACGAGGTTGAGCAAAATTTAAGTGAAGGTGACTTTTTTGGGGTTGGGAATTTACTTAATAAGTTGCACCATGCTATTGATATCAAAGTTGATAGTGCGGGTTTACTTTACTGCTTTCCGGCCGAACAGTTTGATATTTTATGTAATGAAAATCCGGCGGTGGCTAAGTTCTTTGAAACTTATCATTCAGACCAACTTTATAATGATGCCGTGTCAGATTCTAAATCTATGTGGTTGTATAAACCTATTAGCGAAGTCATCTCTGAGCGCGTAATCAGTAGTGATACAGATACCTCTATTTTAATTGCGACGCAACAAATGTCTGAAGCCAGTATTTCTTCATTATTGATCACCGAGGGTGACAAGTTAGTTGGCATTTTAACTGATAGAGACATTAGGAATAGGGTTGTTTCAAAGGAGGTAAGTGTTCACTTACCAGTGTCTGAGGTTATGACTAAAGAGCCTTTCAAGATCACTGAAAACAGAACTCTTTTTGATGCTTTATGCATGATGACTGAGCACAATATTCATCATCTTCCGGTTGTTGATAGGATAACTCACATTCCGTTAGGAATGTTAACTTCCAGCGATATGATTCGTCATCAACGAGGCAACATCTTATTTTTAATTGATGAATTGGCAAAGGCCAAAAATCTCTACGAACTCACTCGTCTTAGTTGGCAATTGCCGCATTATTTTGCCAAACATGCTAAACGCTTAGGTGATTTTGATGTGGCTGGCAAAGTGCTGTCTCAAGCCACTGATATTATGACTCGAAAGTTACTGACCTTTTACCAACAACAAAATGGTAACCCGCCATTTGATTTTTGCTGGCTGGTTTATGGCTCTCAAGCTCGTGAAGACCAAAATATGGGGTCAGATCAAGACAATGGGTTATTGTTGGAGCGACGACCTAATCCTCAGGAAGATGAGTACTTTGCGCAGATGTCACAATATGTGTGTGAAGGTTTAGGCAAATGTGGCATTAAACTCTGCGATGGTAACATTATGGCATCTAATTCAGAGTTGCGGATGAGTGTCGAAGATGCCGTGATAGAATCTGAAAAGTGGGTGAATCAACCTACTTTAGAGGCCATTTTACATTTTAATATCTTTTTAGATGTGCGCGCTGTTGCGGGCAATAAAGACTTGTTTGCAGCGCTTCAAGCGGCCCGAAAACCCTTGTTAAAACAGCCATTATTTCTGTCTGCTTTGGCGCGACATGCAGCAGAAGTTGCTGTGCCCTTATCCGTGTTTCAAAAATTTGTGTTCCAAAAAGGTCATCAACCTGAAGATTGCATAGACTTAAAAGTGCATGCCATTGCTATCATTAATAACCTAGTGCGAATCTATGCGTTAGCAAAAGGATTAGAAATGCCATCCACTTTAGGAAGGCTAGATAACCTAAAAGAAGGTTCGCAACTCACTGAAAGTGATGGCAATGACTTACGAGATATTTGGTTGTTTCTGAATCGGTTGCGATGGCGTCACCAGTTACAAAATAGCGTGACGAATAATTATGTCTCCATAAGTGACTTATCATCTATTCAACGTCACCAATTAAAAGCCGCGTTTAAAACCATTAAGAGAAGTCAGCAAGGTGTTTCAATGAAATTTGCTGGTGGTTAA